In a genomic window of Vespula vulgaris chromosome 13, iyVesVulg1.1, whole genome shotgun sequence:
- the LOC127068305 gene encoding tubby-related protein 4 isoform X1, producing MHLHFEKNNNAKCDCNILSLSWMGKVPDESPEDEGWKLDRTNYYQEGWLATGNARGLVGVTFTTSHCRTRAAELPLRANYNLRGHRSEVIFVKWNEPYQKLASCDSSGVIFVWIKYEGRWSIELINDRNTPVTHFSWSHDGRMALICYRDGFVLVGSVGGQRYWSSMLNDKATITCGIWTPDDQQVYFGTTAGQLIVMDVHGAMVSEVQLAAGVTSMAWSAEKFTMEEGDEDVTSDRSRRDERNYVLAVCLADGNIVMLRSFDDVSPITIRTNLKTPLHAEWSNSRKLLAIAGTKDSDSLLQNNSLEYTNLLKFYSVNGTLVYTTVIPYTQCPVSALTWGHNDRRLFVATGARVHAAWVSRRVGSLQLLSRLAVRAALTRESSVQQLPLPPRLRASVAALFASTIRCPVPEPRELRRFVSRPPAGSGRLHCTMLRHAIEPIPCYTLYLEYLGGLVPLLKGRRTSKIRPEFVIFDPQSQDTLQLFDDMSQCPSFSDGSDTERDTADLCGSPRNRRKNRRRKEEKSAEETDDLTYVDTLPEHARLVEVTSNIWGTKFKFHGLADSVPANLGQVTYRTSLLHLQPRQMTLVMTELRDDLPAGPDPSFNPNLFSEDEEETFQDLQGTSRATSETQPPPIAPMTPRNARLNPNRPKSQISNQFLTTEALPASLARVESYENEFPYVDLQEMTNLYENIRSAPTNTYRTPPRHNPPRCCDVPALQSPKNAVAPTQTLIATSNTGTDYSSNIQRVKTALADQQNTGMVTKKEFENNKLNQISQEDKSSLTSSSSNIIPTSMHNGQVPLGEASSSQNSILNNLEGGNDCSQSQMIYMNGLNIMTSCSSNVLNSNHSNNVQQSCHGFLHPRNNQNNGTNLSISPSQSNLNPFPKNNNGSNGSSSLLLPSTCSYQLSDNSDHEQSTSCSPCNLKQQKEMKSQGSYGKINVSNQSNGKTEELRFIDEESRAEPDIEQFRGVHRTPTVVSIGPLCSNDSIVRSCSVGYLDLVDVHQLVPCDVALKMLRKEAPNKRLVLVSRKTKRRKKNRPQHDIGQQNTKPPRLRNCGKSKSLDSSDIFPSNELISTPPQLPEHLEEVSNVVNNSEIVTEEKCSDLNIVVLGEINSDTVMEPQKKILHGNDETCVEKPCRLETCVSPVRGSSPSGSLASSLDGLAARLRDFDESHSLPPPSPRPSSSCRLPRSSPSSPAPSKKGKRPASASPIRRRLLSSPLLNRRTRKSRGESSDEEGLIQDDSSSSYRDLETFQKAQLRQKLKQRGAGMSNGHNKQETTRRELVMHNKAPMWNEASQVYQLDFGGRVTQESAKNFQIEFRGKQVMQFGRIDGNAYTLDFQYPFSALQAFAVALANVTQRLK from the exons GTAATATTTGTGAAATGGAACGAGCCCTATCAGAAGTTAGCATCATGTGACAGTTCAGGTGTAATCTTCGTTTGGATAAAATACGAAGGAAGATGGAGTATCGAATTGATTAATGATAGGAACACGCCAGTGACGCATTTCTCTTGGTCTCACGATGGTCGCATGGCTCTTATATGTTATCGG gacGGTTTCGTATTGGTCGGTAGTGTTGGTGGACAAAGATATTGGTCGTCGATGCTCAACGACAAAGCTACAATAACTTGCGGGATTTGGACACCGGATGATCAACAG GTTTATTTTGGAACAACGGCTGGACAATTGATAGTGATGGATGTGCATGGTGCAATGGTATCGGAGGTACAATTGGCAGCGGGCGTAACCTCGATGGCTTGGAGCGCCGAAAAATTTACGATGGAGGAAGGGGACGAAGATGTTACAAGCGATAGATCAAGAAGGG ACGAACGTAATTACGTATTAGCTGTTTGTCTTGCCGATGGTAACATAGTCATGCTTCGTTCCTTCGACGACGTATCACCGATAACTATACgtacaaatttaaaaacaCCTTTACATGCAGAATGGAGTAATTCGAGAAAGCTATTAGCTATTGCGGGAACGAAGGATTCGGATTCTCTTCttcaaaataattcattagaaTATACGAACCTATTAAAGTTCTATTCGGTTAACGGTACCCTCGTTTACACAACAGTGATTCCATACACGCAG TGCCCTGTATCGGCTTTAACCTGGGGTCATAACGACAGAAGACTCTTCGTAGCCACTGGTGCAAGAGTACATGCGGCATGGGTCTCCAG GAGGGTCGGTTCGTTGCAGTTGCTATCTAGATTAGCAGTGAGGGCAGCCCTCACGAGAGAATCCAGTGTCCAACAACTTCCGTTACCACCTAGATTAAGAGCATCGGTAGCTGCATTGTTTGCTAGTACGATACG gtgTCCAGTACCAGAGCCAAGAGAATTAAGACGTTTTGTATCTAGGCCACCAGCTGGAAGTGGAAGATTACATTGTACAATGCTTAGACATGCCATAGAACCTATACCTtgttatacattatatttagaatatttagGTGGTTTGGTACCATTATTAAAAGGTCGGAGAACTAGTAAAATCAGGCCAGAGTTTGTAATATTCGATCCTCAGAGTCAAGACACTTTACAATTATTCGACGATATGTCACAATGTCCTTCCTTCAGTGATGGCTCtgatacagaaagagatacgGCAGATTTATGTGGTTCCCCAAGAAATCGtcgaaaaaatagaagaaggaaggaagaaaagagcgCAGAGGAAACTGATGATCTCACTTACGTCGACACTTTGCCCGAG CACGCTAGGCTGGTCGAAGTTACGTCAAATATTTGGGGCACGAAATTTAAATTCCACGGCTTGGCAGATTCTGTACCAGCTAACTTAGGTCAAGTTACTTATCGAACATCATTGTTACATTTGCAGCCAAGGCAAATGACTCTGGTAATGACGGAATTGAGAGATGATTTACCTGCAG GTCCAGATCCAAGTTTCAACCCTAATTTATTTTccgaagacgaagaggaaacATTTCAGGATCTTCAGGGAACTTCTAGAGCAACGTCGGAGACTCAGCCACCTCCGATAGCTCCTATGACACCGCGAAACGCACGACTGAATCCAAATCGTCCAAAGTCACAAATCTCGAATCAATTTTTAACCACAGAAGCCTTACCTGCCTCTTTGGCACGCGTCGAAAGTTATGAAAACGAGTTTCCTTATGTAGATCTTCAAGAGATGACAAATTTGTACGAGAATATACGAAGCGCACCTACGAATACTTATCGGACACCACCGAGACACAATCCACCTAGATGTTGCGACGTTCCAGCTTTGCAATCGCCTAAAAATGCTGTTGCACCGACTCAAACATTAATAGCAACGTCGAATACAGGTACCGATTACTCGAGTAATATTCAAAGAGTTAAAACAGCCTTGGCCGATCAACAAAATACTGGCATggttacgaaaaaagaatttgagaATAATAAACTCAATCAGATATCTCAAGAGGACAAATCTAGCCTAACTTCTAGTTCGTCCAACATCATTCCAACGTCCATGCATAACGGCCAAGTACCATTAGGTGAAGCGTCGAGTTCGCAAAACtccatattaaataatttggaaGGTGGTAACGATTGTTCCCAATCTCAAATGATTTACATGAACGGCTTGAACATCATGACGTCGTGTTCGAGTAACGTCCTAAACTCCAATCACTCGAACAACGTGCAACAAAGCTGCCACGGTTTCTTACATCCAAGGAACAATCAAAATAATGGAACTAACTTGAGCATAAGTCCATCGCAAAGTAATTTAAATCCGtttccaaaaaataataatggctCGAACGGTTCGTCCAGTTTATTACTTCCGTCTACGTGTTCCTATCAATTATCAGATAATTCTGATCACGAACAATCGACTTCATGTTCACCGTGTAATTTGAAACaacaaaaggaaatgaaatctCAGGGTAGTTATGGAAAAATCAATGTTTCTAATCAATCGAATGGAAAGACAGAAGAGCTTCGTTTTATCGACGAAGAGAGTAGAGCCGAGCCGGACATCGAACAATTTCGTGGAGTTCATAGGACACCAACGGTCGTTAGCATCGGTCCACTTTGTTCAAACGATTCGATAGTAAGAAGTTGTAGCGTTGGATATTTAGATCTGGTAGACGTTCATCAGTTGGTTCCTTGCGACGTTGCCTTGAAAATGTTGAGAAAGGAAGCACCTAACAAAAGATTGGTATTGGTTtcaagaaaaacgaaaagaaggaaaaagaatagaccTCAGCATGACATTGGACAACAAAATACTAAACCACCAAGACTTCGTAATTGTGGTAAATCGAAGAGTTTGGACTCCAGTGATATATTTCCTAGTAACGAACTTATATCTACACCTCCGCAATTGCCTGAACACCTTGAGGAAGTATCGAACGTTGTTAATAATTCTGAAATTGTAACGGAGGAGAAGTGCAGTGATTTGAATATAGTAGTATTAGGGGAGATTAACAGCGATACCGTGATGGAACCTCAAAAGAAGATACTTCATGGTAACGATGAAACTTGCGTTGAGAAACCATGTCGATTGGAAACTTGTGTGTCTCCTGTTAG gGGTTCTAGTCCAAGTGGATCTTTGGCATCATCACTGGACGGTCTTGCGGCAAGACTCAGAGACTTTGATGAGAGTCATTCGTTACCACCTCCATCACCTCGTCCATCTTCAAG ttgCAGACTGCCAAGAAGTTCACCAAGCAGTCCAGCACcctcgaagaaaggaaagagaccAGCTTCGGCTTCGCCAATCAGAAGGAGACTTCTATCGAGTCCTTTGTTAAATAGGCGAACACGAAAAAGTCGTGGCGAGAGTTCTGACGAGGAAGGACTTATACAGGACGACTCGTCGTCGAGTTATCGCGATTTGGAAACTTTTCAGAAAGCGCAACTCCGTCAGAAA ttaaAACAAAGGGGTGCAGGAATGTCTAATGGTCATAATAAACAGGAGACAACCAGACGAGAACTTGTGATGCACAATAAAGCACCGATGTGGAACGAAGCTAGTCAGGTTTATCAGCTTGATTTTGGTGGTAGAGTAACACAAGAAAGTgctaaaaattttcaaattgagTTTAGAGGGAAACAG GTAATGCAATTTGGTCGGATAGATGGAAACGCCTACACGTTGGACTTTCAATACCCTTTCAGTGCATTGCAAGCTTTTGCTGTTGCCTTGGCAAATGTTACGCAGCGGCTCAAGTAA
- the LOC127068305 gene encoding tubby-related protein 4 isoform X2 has protein sequence MHLHFEKNNNAKCDCNILSLSWMGKVPDESPEDEGWKLDRTNYYQEGWLATGNARGLVGVTFTTSHCRTRAAELPLRANYNLRGHRSEVIFVKWNEPYQKLASCDSSGVIFVWIKYEGRWSIELINDRNTPVTHFSWSHDGRMALICYRDGFVLVGSVGGQRYWSSMLNDKATITCGIWTPDDQQVYFGTTAGQLIVMDVHGAMVSEVQLAAGVTSMAWSAEKFTMEEGDEDVTSDRSRRDERNYVLAVCLADGNIVMLRSFDDVSPITIRTNLKTPLHAEWSNSRKLLAIAGTKDSDSLLQNNSLEYTNLLKFYSVNGTLVYTTVIPYTQCPVSALTWGHNDRRLFVATGARVHAAWVSRRVGSLQLLSRLAVRAALTRESSVQQLPLPPRLRASVAALFASTIRCPVPEPRELRRFVSRPPAGSGRLHCTMLRHAIEPIPCYTLYLEYLGGLVPLLKGRRTSKIRPEFVIFDPQSQDTLQLFDDMSQCPSFSDGSDTERDTADLCGSPRNRRKNRRRKEEKSAEETDDLTYVDTLPEHARLVEVTSNIWGTKFKFHGLADSVPANLGQVTYRTSLLHLQPRQMTLVMTELRDDLPAGPDPSFNPNLFSEDEEETFQDLQGTSRATSETQPPPIAPMTPRNARLNPNRPKSQISNQFLTTEALPASLARVESYENEFPYVDLQEMTNLYENIRSAPTNTYRTPPRHNPPRCCDVPALQSPKNAVAPTQTLIATSNTGTDYSSNIQRVKTALADQQNTGMVTKKEFENNKLNQISQEDKSSLTSSSSNIIPTSMHNGQVPLGEASSSQNSILNNLEGGNDCSQSQMIYMNGLNIMTSCSSNVLNSNHSNNVQQSCHGFLHPRNNQNNGTNLSISPSQSNLNPFPKNNNGSNGSSSLLLPSTCSYQLSDNSDHEQSTSCSPCNLKQQKEMKSQGSYGKINVSNQSNGKTEELRFIDEESRAEPDIEQFRGVHRTPTVVSIGPLCSNDSIVRSCSVGYLDLVDVHQLVPCDVALKMLRKEAPNKRLVLVSRKTKRRKKNRPQHDIGQQNTKPPRLRNCGKSKSLDSSDIFPSNELISTPPQLPEHLEEVSNVVNNSEIVTEEKCSDLNIVVLGEINSDTVMEPQKKILHGNDETCVEKPCRLETCVSPVRGSSPSGSLASSLDGLAARLRDFDESHSLPPPSPRPSSRLPRSSPSSPAPSKKGKRPASASPIRRRLLSSPLLNRRTRKSRGESSDEEGLIQDDSSSSYRDLETFQKAQLRQKLKQRGAGMSNGHNKQETTRRELVMHNKAPMWNEASQVYQLDFGGRVTQESAKNFQIEFRGKQVMQFGRIDGNAYTLDFQYPFSALQAFAVALANVTQRLK, from the exons GTAATATTTGTGAAATGGAACGAGCCCTATCAGAAGTTAGCATCATGTGACAGTTCAGGTGTAATCTTCGTTTGGATAAAATACGAAGGAAGATGGAGTATCGAATTGATTAATGATAGGAACACGCCAGTGACGCATTTCTCTTGGTCTCACGATGGTCGCATGGCTCTTATATGTTATCGG gacGGTTTCGTATTGGTCGGTAGTGTTGGTGGACAAAGATATTGGTCGTCGATGCTCAACGACAAAGCTACAATAACTTGCGGGATTTGGACACCGGATGATCAACAG GTTTATTTTGGAACAACGGCTGGACAATTGATAGTGATGGATGTGCATGGTGCAATGGTATCGGAGGTACAATTGGCAGCGGGCGTAACCTCGATGGCTTGGAGCGCCGAAAAATTTACGATGGAGGAAGGGGACGAAGATGTTACAAGCGATAGATCAAGAAGGG ACGAACGTAATTACGTATTAGCTGTTTGTCTTGCCGATGGTAACATAGTCATGCTTCGTTCCTTCGACGACGTATCACCGATAACTATACgtacaaatttaaaaacaCCTTTACATGCAGAATGGAGTAATTCGAGAAAGCTATTAGCTATTGCGGGAACGAAGGATTCGGATTCTCTTCttcaaaataattcattagaaTATACGAACCTATTAAAGTTCTATTCGGTTAACGGTACCCTCGTTTACACAACAGTGATTCCATACACGCAG TGCCCTGTATCGGCTTTAACCTGGGGTCATAACGACAGAAGACTCTTCGTAGCCACTGGTGCAAGAGTACATGCGGCATGGGTCTCCAG GAGGGTCGGTTCGTTGCAGTTGCTATCTAGATTAGCAGTGAGGGCAGCCCTCACGAGAGAATCCAGTGTCCAACAACTTCCGTTACCACCTAGATTAAGAGCATCGGTAGCTGCATTGTTTGCTAGTACGATACG gtgTCCAGTACCAGAGCCAAGAGAATTAAGACGTTTTGTATCTAGGCCACCAGCTGGAAGTGGAAGATTACATTGTACAATGCTTAGACATGCCATAGAACCTATACCTtgttatacattatatttagaatatttagGTGGTTTGGTACCATTATTAAAAGGTCGGAGAACTAGTAAAATCAGGCCAGAGTTTGTAATATTCGATCCTCAGAGTCAAGACACTTTACAATTATTCGACGATATGTCACAATGTCCTTCCTTCAGTGATGGCTCtgatacagaaagagatacgGCAGATTTATGTGGTTCCCCAAGAAATCGtcgaaaaaatagaagaaggaaggaagaaaagagcgCAGAGGAAACTGATGATCTCACTTACGTCGACACTTTGCCCGAG CACGCTAGGCTGGTCGAAGTTACGTCAAATATTTGGGGCACGAAATTTAAATTCCACGGCTTGGCAGATTCTGTACCAGCTAACTTAGGTCAAGTTACTTATCGAACATCATTGTTACATTTGCAGCCAAGGCAAATGACTCTGGTAATGACGGAATTGAGAGATGATTTACCTGCAG GTCCAGATCCAAGTTTCAACCCTAATTTATTTTccgaagacgaagaggaaacATTTCAGGATCTTCAGGGAACTTCTAGAGCAACGTCGGAGACTCAGCCACCTCCGATAGCTCCTATGACACCGCGAAACGCACGACTGAATCCAAATCGTCCAAAGTCACAAATCTCGAATCAATTTTTAACCACAGAAGCCTTACCTGCCTCTTTGGCACGCGTCGAAAGTTATGAAAACGAGTTTCCTTATGTAGATCTTCAAGAGATGACAAATTTGTACGAGAATATACGAAGCGCACCTACGAATACTTATCGGACACCACCGAGACACAATCCACCTAGATGTTGCGACGTTCCAGCTTTGCAATCGCCTAAAAATGCTGTTGCACCGACTCAAACATTAATAGCAACGTCGAATACAGGTACCGATTACTCGAGTAATATTCAAAGAGTTAAAACAGCCTTGGCCGATCAACAAAATACTGGCATggttacgaaaaaagaatttgagaATAATAAACTCAATCAGATATCTCAAGAGGACAAATCTAGCCTAACTTCTAGTTCGTCCAACATCATTCCAACGTCCATGCATAACGGCCAAGTACCATTAGGTGAAGCGTCGAGTTCGCAAAACtccatattaaataatttggaaGGTGGTAACGATTGTTCCCAATCTCAAATGATTTACATGAACGGCTTGAACATCATGACGTCGTGTTCGAGTAACGTCCTAAACTCCAATCACTCGAACAACGTGCAACAAAGCTGCCACGGTTTCTTACATCCAAGGAACAATCAAAATAATGGAACTAACTTGAGCATAAGTCCATCGCAAAGTAATTTAAATCCGtttccaaaaaataataatggctCGAACGGTTCGTCCAGTTTATTACTTCCGTCTACGTGTTCCTATCAATTATCAGATAATTCTGATCACGAACAATCGACTTCATGTTCACCGTGTAATTTGAAACaacaaaaggaaatgaaatctCAGGGTAGTTATGGAAAAATCAATGTTTCTAATCAATCGAATGGAAAGACAGAAGAGCTTCGTTTTATCGACGAAGAGAGTAGAGCCGAGCCGGACATCGAACAATTTCGTGGAGTTCATAGGACACCAACGGTCGTTAGCATCGGTCCACTTTGTTCAAACGATTCGATAGTAAGAAGTTGTAGCGTTGGATATTTAGATCTGGTAGACGTTCATCAGTTGGTTCCTTGCGACGTTGCCTTGAAAATGTTGAGAAAGGAAGCACCTAACAAAAGATTGGTATTGGTTtcaagaaaaacgaaaagaaggaaaaagaatagaccTCAGCATGACATTGGACAACAAAATACTAAACCACCAAGACTTCGTAATTGTGGTAAATCGAAGAGTTTGGACTCCAGTGATATATTTCCTAGTAACGAACTTATATCTACACCTCCGCAATTGCCTGAACACCTTGAGGAAGTATCGAACGTTGTTAATAATTCTGAAATTGTAACGGAGGAGAAGTGCAGTGATTTGAATATAGTAGTATTAGGGGAGATTAACAGCGATACCGTGATGGAACCTCAAAAGAAGATACTTCATGGTAACGATGAAACTTGCGTTGAGAAACCATGTCGATTGGAAACTTGTGTGTCTCCTGTTAG gGGTTCTAGTCCAAGTGGATCTTTGGCATCATCACTGGACGGTCTTGCGGCAAGACTCAGAGACTTTGATGAGAGTCATTCGTTACCACCTCCATCACCTCGTCCATCTTCAAG ACTGCCAAGAAGTTCACCAAGCAGTCCAGCACcctcgaagaaaggaaagagaccAGCTTCGGCTTCGCCAATCAGAAGGAGACTTCTATCGAGTCCTTTGTTAAATAGGCGAACACGAAAAAGTCGTGGCGAGAGTTCTGACGAGGAAGGACTTATACAGGACGACTCGTCGTCGAGTTATCGCGATTTGGAAACTTTTCAGAAAGCGCAACTCCGTCAGAAA ttaaAACAAAGGGGTGCAGGAATGTCTAATGGTCATAATAAACAGGAGACAACCAGACGAGAACTTGTGATGCACAATAAAGCACCGATGTGGAACGAAGCTAGTCAGGTTTATCAGCTTGATTTTGGTGGTAGAGTAACACAAGAAAGTgctaaaaattttcaaattgagTTTAGAGGGAAACAG GTAATGCAATTTGGTCGGATAGATGGAAACGCCTACACGTTGGACTTTCAATACCCTTTCAGTGCATTGCAAGCTTTTGCTGTTGCCTTGGCAAATGTTACGCAGCGGCTCAAGTAA